A genomic segment from Salvia splendens isolate huo1 chromosome 13, SspV2, whole genome shotgun sequence encodes:
- the LOC121761643 gene encoding PTI1-like tyrosine-protein kinase At3g15890 isoform X1, whose translation MGPSFSFLKPQRPKFSLAEIRLATNDFSEEIGTGGFGKVYKGFIDNGQTAVAVKRRNAWSLQGQSEFTKEIETLTEIRHRNIVSLIGYCDEKGDMILIYEYVANHSLKHHLNQSMAGGALLTWRQRINILIGAARGLCYLHEHAPNSSVIHRDVKSANILVNENFEAKVADFGLARHVGFDVSHVSTGPRGTDGYEDPHHKSSGGKLTRASDTYAFGVVVLEVLSGRKALDGLVYLSNWDFDREPHEIVDSNVSGNISDRSLKICYDVAKTCLLYEPKQRPKMREVLTQLESALVGLELEVPKEEIMSMTANLSMPCGKSVFRGTLETGQPVAIKRLDTNLPHQEILTKVSTIFGLKHENVVKLLHYCADDDQYFLVYEFAQQGSLYDILYGGRGVELEPRPALSWAQRIRIGVGAARGLRYLHEKNLMHYMITSYHVSVFDDGTVKITDTHQLTQTYSVVSYEDSGHSAPTESLLIRRKKISIYSFGVVLLELLTGGPPFDPTQRIERPKEIDTLVNRLLRTVFVHEIVDAKLKADYPPRAAERLAEIARSCLQSPSNLRPDMSEVLNSLEELLPEDSKSGIYN comes from the exons ATGGGACCATCATTTTCTTTCTTGAAACCACAACGTCCTAAATTCTCTCTAGCCGAGATCCGGTTGGCCACCAACGACTTCAGTGAAGAAATTGGAACCGGTGGTTTCGGTAAAGTATACAAAGGCTTCATCGACAACGGCCAAACGGCCGTGGCAGTGAAGCGGCGAAATGCATGGTCCCTGCAAGGCCAGAGTGAGTTCACCAAGGAGATTGAAACCCTAACCGAGATCCGGCATCGTAATATAGTTTCTCTCATTGGCTACTGTGACGAAAAGGGAGATATGATTCTTATCTATGAGTACGTGGCCAATCATTCACTCAAGCATCACCTCAACCAGTCAATGGCGGGCGGTGCCTTGCTCACGTGGCGCCAACGGATTAATATCTTGATTGGAGCTGCTCGGGGCCTGTGTTATCTTCACGAACACGCTCCCAACAGCTCAGTCATACATCGCGATGTGAAGAGTGCAAATATCCTTGTGAATGAGAATTTTGAGGCTAAAGTTGCGGATTTTGGCCTGGCGAGACATGTAGGGTTTGATGTAAGCCATGTGAGTACGGGTCCTAGGGGCACGGATGGGTATGAAGATCCACATCATAAAAGCTCCGGTGGTAAGCTAACTAGGGCGAGTGACACATATGCTTTTGGCGTGGTGGTGTTGGAAGTATTGAGTGGGAGAAAAGCGCTTGATGGCTTAGTGTACCTCTCCAATTGGGATTTCGACAGGGAACCTCACGAGATTGTAGACTCAAATGTGAGTGGAAACATCTCAGATAGGAGCCTTAAGATATGCTATGACGTcgctaaaacatgcttgctttATGAACCAAAGCAACGGCCGAAAATGAGGGAAGTTTTAACCCAGCTTGAGTCAGCCCTTGTTGGGTTAGAGCTAGAAG TTCCAAAAGAAGAGATAATGTCCATGACTGCTAACTTAAGCATGCCGTGTGGAAAAAGTGTATTCCGTGGAACCCTTGAAACTGGACAGCCTGTAGCAATCAAAAGGCTCGACACGAATCTGCCACACCAAGAAATTCTAACAAAG GTTTCAACAATATTTGGTCTAAAGCATGAAAATGTGGTTAAGCTACTTCACTATTGTGCGGACGATGATCAGTATTTCCTGGTGTATGAGTTTGCACAGCAAGGGTCCTTATACGACATTCTTTATG GAGGAAGAGGCGTTGAGCTTGAGCCGCGTCCGGCTCTGTCATGGGCCCAGCGTATCAGAATTGGTGTTGGGGCTGCAAGGGGCTTACGCTACTTGCATGAGAAGAACTTGATGCATTATATGATCACATCCTATCATGTTTCAGTTTTTGATGATGGAACTGTTAAAATAACTGATACTCATCAACTTACTCAAACCTATTCTGTGGTCTCATATGAGGATAGTGGTCATAGTGCGCCCACAGA GAGCCTTTTAATTCGAAGAAAGAAAATCAGTATTTACAGCTTTGGCGTGGTTCTCCTTGAACTTTTGACTGGTGGCCCACCATTTGATCCCACACAAAGGATCGAACGGCCGAAGGAAATTGATACTTTG GTAAATCGACTGCTCCGTACAGTATTTGTGCACGAGATTGTCGATGCTAAACTTAAAGCAGACTACCCTCCCAGGGCAGCTGAAAGG TTAGCTGAAATTGCTCGTTCATGTCTTCAATCTCCATCCAATCTTCGTCCAGATATGAGTGAAGTTCTCAACT
- the LOC121761643 gene encoding PTI1-like tyrosine-protein kinase At3g15890 isoform X2 has translation MGPSFSFLKPQRPKFSLAEIRLATNDFSEEIGTGGFGKVYKGFIDNGQTAVAVKRRNAWSLQGQSEFTKEIETLTEIRHRNIVSLIGYCDEKGDMILIYEYVANHSLKHHLNQSMAGGALLTWRQRINILIGAARGLCYLHEHAPNSSVIHRDVKSANILVNENFEAKVADFGLARHVGFDVSHVSTGPRGTDGYEDPHHKSSGGKLTRASDTYAFGVVVLEVLSGRKALDGLVYLSNWDFDREPHEIVDSNVSGNISDRSLKICYDVAKTCLLYEPKQRPKMREVLTQLESALVGLELEVPKEEIMSMTANLSMPCGKSVFRGTLETGQPVAIKRLDTNLPHQEILTKVSTIFGLKHENVVKLLHYCADDDQYFLVYEFAQQGSLYDILYGGRGVELEPRPALSWAQRIRIGVGAARGLRYLHEKNLMHYMITSYHVSVFDDGTVKITDTHQLTQTYSVVSYEDSGHSAPTESLLIRRKKISIYSFGVVLLELLTGGPPFDPTQRIERPKEIDTLVNRLLRTVFVHEIVDAKLKADYPPRAAERI, from the exons ATGGGACCATCATTTTCTTTCTTGAAACCACAACGTCCTAAATTCTCTCTAGCCGAGATCCGGTTGGCCACCAACGACTTCAGTGAAGAAATTGGAACCGGTGGTTTCGGTAAAGTATACAAAGGCTTCATCGACAACGGCCAAACGGCCGTGGCAGTGAAGCGGCGAAATGCATGGTCCCTGCAAGGCCAGAGTGAGTTCACCAAGGAGATTGAAACCCTAACCGAGATCCGGCATCGTAATATAGTTTCTCTCATTGGCTACTGTGACGAAAAGGGAGATATGATTCTTATCTATGAGTACGTGGCCAATCATTCACTCAAGCATCACCTCAACCAGTCAATGGCGGGCGGTGCCTTGCTCACGTGGCGCCAACGGATTAATATCTTGATTGGAGCTGCTCGGGGCCTGTGTTATCTTCACGAACACGCTCCCAACAGCTCAGTCATACATCGCGATGTGAAGAGTGCAAATATCCTTGTGAATGAGAATTTTGAGGCTAAAGTTGCGGATTTTGGCCTGGCGAGACATGTAGGGTTTGATGTAAGCCATGTGAGTACGGGTCCTAGGGGCACGGATGGGTATGAAGATCCACATCATAAAAGCTCCGGTGGTAAGCTAACTAGGGCGAGTGACACATATGCTTTTGGCGTGGTGGTGTTGGAAGTATTGAGTGGGAGAAAAGCGCTTGATGGCTTAGTGTACCTCTCCAATTGGGATTTCGACAGGGAACCTCACGAGATTGTAGACTCAAATGTGAGTGGAAACATCTCAGATAGGAGCCTTAAGATATGCTATGACGTcgctaaaacatgcttgctttATGAACCAAAGCAACGGCCGAAAATGAGGGAAGTTTTAACCCAGCTTGAGTCAGCCCTTGTTGGGTTAGAGCTAGAAG TTCCAAAAGAAGAGATAATGTCCATGACTGCTAACTTAAGCATGCCGTGTGGAAAAAGTGTATTCCGTGGAACCCTTGAAACTGGACAGCCTGTAGCAATCAAAAGGCTCGACACGAATCTGCCACACCAAGAAATTCTAACAAAG GTTTCAACAATATTTGGTCTAAAGCATGAAAATGTGGTTAAGCTACTTCACTATTGTGCGGACGATGATCAGTATTTCCTGGTGTATGAGTTTGCACAGCAAGGGTCCTTATACGACATTCTTTATG GAGGAAGAGGCGTTGAGCTTGAGCCGCGTCCGGCTCTGTCATGGGCCCAGCGTATCAGAATTGGTGTTGGGGCTGCAAGGGGCTTACGCTACTTGCATGAGAAGAACTTGATGCATTATATGATCACATCCTATCATGTTTCAGTTTTTGATGATGGAACTGTTAAAATAACTGATACTCATCAACTTACTCAAACCTATTCTGTGGTCTCATATGAGGATAGTGGTCATAGTGCGCCCACAGA GAGCCTTTTAATTCGAAGAAAGAAAATCAGTATTTACAGCTTTGGCGTGGTTCTCCTTGAACTTTTGACTGGTGGCCCACCATTTGATCCCACACAAAGGATCGAACGGCCGAAGGAAATTGATACTTTG GTAAATCGACTGCTCCGTACAGTATTTGTGCACGAGATTGTCGATGCTAAACTTAAAGCAGACTACCCTCCCAGGGCAGCTGAAAGG ATATGA